In one window of Paraflavitalea soli DNA:
- a CDS encoding SusC/RagA family TonB-linked outer membrane protein — protein sequence MKLRLLLVAAIACMAFSGLYAGTRGTPPAWKDQKQKVNVVCKDKDLKWIINLLEKQTGTLFVYSNDELDLSQKLSLRIRDTDFDQALQRIFMPLHIVCELAGKNVLLKPEKRENFNAVPVTTGAIGREVTITGKVLDEKQQPVAGATVQLKGTFLVTTTREDGSYSLTVPEAKGTLVISYVGYRREEVAITGISQQVTLKLIDASLGEVVVIGYGTQRRASVSGAVDQIRSAALEGKPSVNLTQSLQGVSPNLIIQQRNSEPGAEININIRGVSTLNNNSPLIVIDGIAGGDLNQLNPSDIDNISVLKDAGSAAIYGSRSANGVILITTKKGKKNAGAAVTYNGMVGIQQPKNFYKPVEGYENAMLRNEALVNAGLQPMYTPDQIRAFKEQGSEEWMLDGIQQNALQQNHNLGVSGGNDKTTYLLSLGYVDQQSNLVGPNFGLKRYNARINLGTEVGRLKVTGTLAYSRRDIKEHSSSTSTLIVDAARTPRLYKMIDDQGRYLTNDVLAEFNPLGILEQGGYRTHNDDHLFGNISAELSIIDGLKLKGVAGGNLSALHTYERVRQVNFFPKGIYGADRNTNDRCAKNLFLNTQLMLEYQKAFGKHHINVLAGYSNESVTNKEQALYTKYNDNELGTPVTGTVIDPANSYNTNRRTAESSLNSFFGRAGYSYNDKYFLEFNFRYDGSSKFAKDLRWGFFPSVSAAWRVTEEGFMEDYRAKFGTLKVRASYGVLGNQSVDNYQFQTTYDINTRNVYGFNNSPVALVDFTFANPNLRWERAATFDAGVDATFLKDRLQVTFDYFNKLTSDILITPSIPGLFGGSVSAYNAGKVRNVGWDLSLSYRIPGRQFNHTVGFNIGDSRNEVVYFQGSERITGADEMQVILREGLPFNSYIGLKRDGYFQTIADIENGPTPTGIAVVPGDIRYVDRNKDNVIDDQDKFVLGNPFPRYTYGFNYAVSWKQLDLSIFIQGVGKRDMFLRGELVEPFHYNYGQTMYQHQLDYWTPVNPNAKFPRLAAVNSPSNTNNFRRGSDLYLFDAAYARLKNLQIGYSLPAQWINKAGMQRARFFLVGQNLLTIAGVSFVDPEISEFNSNLSNSGANSGRNYPTPIFYGIGLDITFK from the coding sequence ATGAAACTGCGACTGCTGCTCGTGGCTGCCATTGCCTGTATGGCATTCTCCGGTCTGTATGCCGGTACCAGGGGTACTCCACCTGCCTGGAAAGATCAAAAACAAAAAGTAAATGTGGTCTGTAAAGACAAAGACCTTAAATGGATCATCAACCTGCTGGAAAAGCAAACAGGCACCTTGTTTGTATACTCCAATGATGAGCTGGATCTCTCCCAAAAATTGTCGCTGCGTATCAGGGATACGGACTTCGACCAGGCACTGCAAAGGATCTTTATGCCGCTGCATATTGTATGTGAACTGGCCGGTAAAAATGTATTGTTGAAGCCGGAGAAGCGGGAAAACTTCAATGCTGTACCTGTTACAACAGGTGCTATTGGCCGGGAAGTAACCATCACGGGTAAAGTACTCGATGAAAAGCAACAACCGGTGGCCGGCGCTACGGTGCAACTCAAGGGAACCTTTCTCGTAACAACCACGCGTGAGGATGGCAGCTATTCATTAACTGTTCCTGAAGCAAAGGGTACACTCGTGATCAGCTATGTGGGTTACCGGCGCGAAGAAGTGGCCATTACTGGTATTAGTCAGCAAGTAACCCTCAAGCTGATAGATGCCAGTCTTGGTGAAGTAGTGGTGATCGGCTATGGTACCCAACGGCGTGCCAGTGTAAGTGGCGCTGTTGACCAGATCCGGTCTGCCGCACTGGAAGGAAAGCCCAGTGTAAACCTTACGCAATCATTACAGGGTGTGTCGCCCAATCTTATTATCCAGCAACGGAATTCAGAACCCGGAGCAGAGATCAACATCAATATCCGCGGGGTAAGCACGCTCAATAACAATTCACCCTTGATCGTGATTGATGGTATTGCGGGCGGTGACCTCAATCAACTGAACCCTTCCGATATTGATAATATATCTGTGCTGAAAGATGCGGGCAGTGCTGCTATCTACGGATCACGTTCGGCCAATGGGGTGATCCTTATCACCACCAAAAAAGGAAAAAAGAATGCCGGTGCTGCCGTTACCTATAATGGCATGGTGGGTATACAACAGCCAAAGAATTTTTACAAGCCGGTAGAAGGATACGAAAATGCTATGCTGCGCAACGAGGCATTGGTCAATGCCGGTTTGCAACCCATGTATACACCCGATCAGATCCGGGCTTTCAAAGAGCAGGGGAGTGAAGAGTGGATGCTGGATGGGATACAACAGAATGCACTGCAGCAAAACCATAACCTCGGCGTATCCGGCGGCAATGATAAAACTACTTACCTCCTGTCTCTGGGATATGTAGATCAACAAAGTAACCTGGTTGGTCCCAACTTCGGCCTCAAACGTTACAATGCCAGGATCAACCTGGGTACAGAAGTGGGCCGTTTGAAAGTAACGGGTACACTGGCTTATTCCCGCCGCGACATCAAAGAACATTCTTCCAGTACCTCCACGCTCATTGTAGATGCGGCCAGAACCCCCAGGCTGTATAAAATGATCGACGACCAGGGGCGTTATCTCACCAACGATGTGCTGGCAGAATTCAACCCGCTGGGCATCCTGGAGCAGGGCGGTTACCGTACGCACAACGATGATCATCTCTTTGGTAATATCTCCGCAGAACTGAGTATCATAGATGGGTTGAAGTTAAAAGGTGTTGCCGGTGGCAATTTATCAGCCTTACATACCTATGAACGTGTAAGGCAAGTTAATTTCTTTCCCAAGGGGATCTATGGCGCCGATCGCAATACCAACGACCGGTGTGCCAAGAACCTTTTCCTCAATACCCAGCTGATGCTGGAATATCAGAAAGCATTCGGGAAGCACCATATTAATGTACTGGCGGGTTATTCCAATGAGTCAGTGACCAATAAGGAGCAAGCTTTGTATACCAAGTACAATGACAACGAACTGGGAACACCGGTCACTGGTACTGTAATAGACCCGGCAAATTCTTATAATACCAATCGCCGTACTGCAGAAAGCAGCCTGAATTCTTTTTTCGGCCGGGCGGGTTATTCTTATAACGATAAGTATTTCCTGGAGTTTAATTTCCGGTATGATGGTTCTTCCAAGTTTGCTAAAGACCTGCGCTGGGGTTTCTTCCCTTCTGTGTCGGCCGCCTGGCGCGTTACAGAGGAGGGCTTTATGGAAGATTACCGGGCTAAGTTCGGAACGCTTAAGGTGCGTGCTTCCTATGGTGTGCTGGGCAACCAGAGTGTAGACAATTACCAGTTCCAGACTACATACGATATTAATACCCGGAATGTATATGGCTTTAACAACAGCCCGGTGGCGCTGGTCGATTTTACTTTTGCCAATCCTAACCTGCGTTGGGAAAGAGCAGCTACTTTCGATGCCGGTGTGGATGCCACTTTCCTCAAAGACAGGTTGCAGGTAACATTTGATTATTTCAACAAGCTCACCAGCGATATCCTCATTACTCCCTCTATTCCCGGTTTGTTTGGTGGCTCTGTATCAGCCTACAATGCGGGCAAGGTAAGGAATGTTGGTTGGGACCTGAGTCTCAGCTACCGTATTCCCGGCAGGCAGTTTAACCATACCGTCGGCTTCAATATTGGTGATTCACGGAACGAAGTGGTGTACTTCCAGGGAAGTGAACGCATTACCGGGGCCGATGAAATGCAGGTGATACTGCGGGAAGGATTGCCTTTTAATTCCTATATCGGCCTGAAGCGTGATGGGTATTTCCAGACTATTGCTGATATCGAAAATGGTCCTACGCCTACCGGCATTGCGGTGGTGCCGGGTGATATCCGTTATGTAGACCGCAACAAAGACAATGTGATCGATGACCAGGACAAATTTGTGTTGGGCAATCCATTCCCCCGCTATACCTATGGCTTCAACTATGCGGTGAGCTGGAAGCAACTGGATCTATCGATCTTTATACAAGGGGTGGGCAAACGGGATATGTTCCTGCGGGGCGAGCTGGTAGAACCTTTCCATTATAATTATGGACAAACCATGTACCAGCACCAGCTTGATTACTGGACGCCGGTCAATCCGAATGCTAAGTTTCCAAGGCTGGCTGCTGTAAACAGCCCTTCCAATACCAATAACTTCCGCCGTGGCTCTGATCTCTATTTGTTTGATGCGGCCTATGCAAGGCTTAAGAACCTGCAGATCGGTTATTCGCTGCCTGCACAATGGATCAATAAGGCTGGTATGCAAAGAGCAAGGTTCTTCCTGGTGGGGCAAAACCTGCTTACGATCGCAGGGGTATCCTTTGTAGACCCGGAGATATCAGAGTTTAATAGTAACCTCAGCAATAGTGGCGCCAACAGTGGCCGTAATTATCCTACGCCCATCTTTTACGGTATTGGTTTAGACATCACTTTTAAATAA